A window of the Cannabis sativa cultivar Pink pepper isolate KNU-18-1 chromosome X, ASM2916894v1, whole genome shotgun sequence genome harbors these coding sequences:
- the LOC115714749 gene encoding putative receptor protein kinase ZmPK1, with product MGGGGGGPLLLWLLVLFLLSHCSVYKALVTVSNNLLREGFSLSVEKPSDVLTSSTGVFSAGFFEVGHNAYCFAIWFTEADPSRKNNLTLIWMANRDHPVNGRRSKLSLLKSGNLVLIDAAQSTVWSSDTASNSESQLQLLDSGNLVLISQNNHDILWQSFAAPTDTLVPGQTLSRNAKLVSSRSQSNYSSGFYILFYDNDNVLRLLYDGHEISSIYWPDPWLLPAFAGRSIFNDSRTAVLDSSGNFSSSDSFMIMASDYGVNLLQRMLKVEADGNLRLYSRKVLPWKQSSTWIVTWEAVLQPCKIHGICGINSLCTYVPEYGRKCSCLPGFKLINHADWTHGCEANFELPCSISNANQSGFLHLPRVEFYGYDYHVYNDYTLERCKTTCLELCDSCVGFHYKYDNVGGRYTCYVKYQLRNGYRTPGFDGDIYLKLPKSVLTSLHPAPNNVASNNLNCFLSGNLTQHLDRRYVKKQVSGVVEFVLWFACGVGGVEIIVILIVWLFVIGTNENSSLDNIQAGYLLAATGFKKFSYLELKKATNGFNLEIGRGAGGIVYKAILSDNRVAAVKKLTDTNQGEVEFYAEVSTIGTLNHMNLIEMWGYCAEGKHRLLVYEYMEHGSLAKNLASNALDWKMRCDIAIGTARGLAYLHEECLEWVLHCDVKPHNILLGSSYEPKVADFGLSKLLNRNEHGGNSSFSRIRGTRGYMAPEWVYNLPITSKVDVYSYGIVLLEMVTGNGPTRGSDGEDVGEARPKMLVTWVREKIYASGQLSKECIDEIVDPMMEGNYNLREVEILIEVALRCVEEDKDVRPTMSQVVEMLLSNEKHK from the coding sequence ATGGGCGGCGGAGGCGGTGGCCCTCTATTATTGTGGCTTCTAGTTCTCTTCTTACTTTCACATTGTTCAGTGTACAAGGCTTTAGTAACAGTATCCAATAACTTATTGAGAGAAGGCTTCTCTCTCTCCGTTGAAAAACCTTCCGATGTTCTGACCTCATCCACAGGAGTATTCTCCGCCGGGTTTTTTGAAGTGGGTCACAATGCATATTGCTTTGCCATATGGTTTACTGAGGCTGACCCATCCCGGAAAAACAACCTGACGCTGATTTGGATGGCCAATCGTGATCATCCAGTAAACGGAAGGCGCTCAAAGCTGTCCTTGCTAAAATCCGGTAACCTTGTACTGATAGACGCCGCTCAATCAACCGTTTGGTCCAGCGATACTGCTTCCAACTCAGAATCCCAGTTACAACTCTTGGACTCCGGGAACCTTGTCCTAATCTCTCagaataatcatgatattttgtggCAGAGCTTTGCTGCCCCAACGGACACTCTTGTTCCTGGACAAACACTCTCAAGAAACGCAAAGCTAGTGTCGTCTAGAAGCCAGTCTAATTATTCCTCTGGattttatatactattttaTGACAACGACAACGTTCTTCGCCTTCTCTATGATGGTCACGAGATTTCGAGCATTTACTGGCCAGACCCTTGGCTTTTGCCAGCTTTCGCTGGAAGGTCAATTTTCAACGACAGCAGAACAGCAGTGCTTGATTCTTCAGGGAATTTCAGCTCCTCCGATAGTTTTATGATCATGGCTTCGGATTATGGTGTTAATCTACTCCAGAGAATGCTAAAGGTTGAAGCTGACGGTAATCTTAGATTATACAGTAGAAAAGTACTACCATGGAAGCAAAGTAGTACGTGGATTGTTACGTGGGAAGCTGTTTTACAACCTTGCAAGATTCATGGCATTTGTGGGATTAATAGTCTCTGTACTTACGTGCCTGAGTATGGTAGGAAATGTTCTTGCCTTCCTGGCTTTAAGTTGATCAACCATGCTGATTGGACTCACGGGTGTGAGGCAAATTTTGAACTCCCTTGCTCCATTAGTAATGCTAATCAATCTGGTTTTCTTCACCTACCAAGGGTTGAGTTCTACGGCTATGATTACCACGTCTATAACGACTACACCTTGGAGCGCTGCAAAACAACGTGCTTGGAATTGTGTGACTCATGCGTTGGATTTCACTACAAATATGACAATGTTGGGGGTCGTTATACCTGTTACGTCAAATATCAACTCCGAAATGGATACCGGACCCCTGGTTTTGATGGAGACATATATTTGAAACTACCCAAATCAGTCCTCACTTCTCTTCACCCGGCTCCAAATAACGTGGCCAGTAATAATTTGAATTGCTTCCTTTCAGGAAATTTGACTCAACATCTGGACAGAAGATATGTTAAAAAACAAGTTAGTGGTGTAGTTGAGTTCGTGCTCTGGTTTGCCTGTGGAGTAGGAGGAGTTGAAATCATAGTCATCTTAATTGTTTGGTTATTTGTCATTGGAACAAATGAAAATTCAAGCCTGGATAACATTCAGGCTGGTTATCTTCTTGCTGCAACTGGATTCAAAAAATTCAGTTACTTAGAGTTAAAAAAGGCAACAAATGGTTTCAATCTAGAGATTGGTAGAGGTGCGGGAGGAATAGTGTACAAGGCCATCTTGTCCGATAATCGTGTTGCTGCTGTCAAGAAACTCACGGATACCAACCAAGGAGAAGTCGAATTTTACGCAGAGGTAAGCACCATAGGAACACTAAACCACATGAACTTGATAGAAATGTGGGGATATTGCGCCGAGGGAAAGCATAGGCTTCTTGTGTATGAGTACATGGAACATGGGTCTTTAGCTAAAAACTTGGCTTCGAATGCTTTGGATTGGAAAATGAGGTGTGATATTGCCATAGGAACTGCCAGAGGCCTTGCATATTTGCACGAAGAATGTTTGGAGTGGGTTTTACATTGCGATGTAAAGCCTCATAACATACTTTTGGGCTCTAGTTATGAGCCAAAAGTGGCTGATTTTGGCCTGTCAAAGCTACTTAACCGAAATGAGCATGGCGGGAACTCAAGCTTCTCTAGGATTAGAGGAACTAGAGGCTATATGGCTCCTGAATGGGTTTATAATCTTCCGATCACATCCAAAGTGGATGTTTATAGCTATGGAATTGTTTTGCTTGAAATGGTGACTGGCAATGGCCCAACAAGAGGTTCTGATGGAGAAGATGTTGGTGAGGCTAGACCCAAAATGCTTGTTACGTGGGTAAGAGAGAAGATTTATGCAAGTGGTCAGCTAAGTAAAGAGTGTATTGATGAAATTGTAGACCCCATGATGGAAGGCAATTATAACTTAAGAGAAGTGGAAATTTTGATCGAAGTGGCTCTTAGATGTGTCGAGGAAGACAAAGATGTGAGACCCACTATGAGCCAAGTTGTTGAGATGCTTCTAAGCAATGAAAAGCATAagtga